One region of Bradyrhizobium betae genomic DNA includes:
- a CDS encoding (2Fe-2S)-binding protein, with translation MAKTHVTMKVNGAEVEGLVEPRTLLVHFIRENLQLTGTHIGCETTHCGACTVDIDGMSVKSCTMFAVQADGSDIITVEGIANADGTLSALQEGFRMMHGLQCGFCTPGMIVRAHRLLKENPSPSEPEIRMGISGNICRCTGYQNIVKAIQYASAKINGVEFQEAAE, from the coding sequence ATGGCAAAGACACACGTAACCATGAAGGTGAACGGCGCCGAGGTCGAAGGCCTCGTCGAGCCGCGCACGCTGCTGGTGCATTTCATCCGTGAGAATCTGCAACTGACCGGCACCCATATCGGCTGTGAGACCACCCATTGCGGTGCCTGCACCGTCGATATCGACGGCATGTCGGTGAAATCCTGCACCATGTTCGCCGTGCAGGCCGACGGCAGCGACATCATCACGGTGGAAGGCATCGCCAATGCCGACGGCACGCTGTCGGCGCTGCAGGAGGGCTTCCGCATGATGCACGGCCTGCAATGCGGCTTCTGCACGCCGGGCATGATCGTCCGCGCGCATCGGCTGCTGAAGGAGAATCCCTCGCCGAGCGAGCCGGAAATCCGCATGGGCATCTCTGGCAACATCTGCCGTTGCACCGGCTACCAGAACATCGTCAAGGCAATCCAGTACGCGAGCGCCAAGATCAACGGCGTGGAATTCCAGGAGGCCGCAGAATGA
- a CDS encoding AAA family ATPase, with protein MKNRDEIAQALAASGYIADANLATAISLMQLLRRPLLLEGEAGVGKTEVAKALAKVHATELIRLQCYEGLDQSSALYEWNYQRQLLTIQAHRGADSIEDQVFSEKYLLERPLLAAIRRPKAPVLLIDEIDRADDEFEAFLLELLSDFQVSIPELGTIPAVTIPHVVLTSNGTRELSDALRRRCLYHYVDYPDVDRETRIILARVAGASPSLSFQIARMVEGVRKEELRKVPGVAETLDWAAALVGLDVRDLHDAPETVHETLICLLKTHEDRARATPEVTQRLLGKVA; from the coding sequence ATGAAAAACCGTGACGAGATCGCGCAAGCTTTGGCCGCATCGGGCTATATCGCCGATGCGAATCTCGCGACCGCGATTTCGCTGATGCAATTGCTGCGGCGTCCGCTGCTGCTCGAAGGCGAGGCGGGCGTCGGCAAAACCGAGGTGGCGAAGGCGCTCGCCAAGGTGCATGCGACCGAGCTGATCCGGCTGCAATGCTATGAAGGCCTCGACCAGTCCTCCGCGCTCTACGAGTGGAACTATCAGCGCCAGCTGCTGACGATCCAGGCGCATCGCGGCGCCGACAGCATCGAGGACCAGGTCTTCTCCGAAAAATACCTGCTGGAGCGTCCCTTGCTCGCCGCGATCCGCCGTCCGAAGGCGCCGGTGCTGCTGATCGACGAAATCGACCGCGCCGATGACGAGTTCGAGGCATTCCTGCTGGAGCTGCTGTCCGACTTCCAGGTCTCGATCCCCGAACTCGGCACCATCCCCGCGGTTACTATCCCGCATGTGGTGTTGACCTCGAACGGCACGCGCGAGCTGTCCGACGCGCTGCGCCGGCGCTGCCTCTATCACTATGTCGACTATCCCGACGTCGACCGCGAGACCCGCATCATTCTGGCGCGGGTCGCCGGGGCGAGCCCGTCGCTGTCGTTCCAGATCGCGCGCATGGTCGAAGGCGTACGCAAGGAGGAGCTGCGCAAGGTGCCGGGCGTCGCCGAGACGCTGGATTGGGCGGCAGCGCTTGTCGGCCTCGACGTCCGCGATCTCCATGACGCGCCCGAGACCGTTCACGAGACGCTGATTTGTCTTTTGAAGACGCATGAGGACCGCGCGCGGGCCACGCCGGAGGTGACACAGCGCCTGTTGGGGAAGGTCGCATGA
- a CDS encoding FAD binding domain-containing protein — translation MIPGSFSYHRPASVADAVKLLADLGEDARPLAGGHSLVPMMKLRLASPAHLIDLHGIAGLKGISRNGNTVVIGAMTTQHDLLASDEIARSAPILHETALLIADPQVRYRGTIGGNVANGDPGNDMPALMMTLGASYRLEGPGGARDLPAADFYQGAYFTALEPGEILTSVSFPALAAGHGYAYEKLKRKVGDYATAAAAVVLTMAGGKVATCTIGLTNVHETPLLATDAAKAVIGTSLDAATLKKAAAAAEAIMAPAADARGPVEYRKHVGGIMVTRALQRAAARAK, via the coding sequence ATGATCCCGGGCTCATTCAGCTATCACCGGCCGGCGAGTGTCGCCGACGCCGTCAAGCTCCTGGCAGACCTTGGCGAGGATGCGCGGCCACTGGCCGGCGGGCACAGTCTGGTGCCGATGATGAAGCTGCGGCTCGCCAGCCCCGCCCATCTGATCGACCTGCACGGCATCGCCGGGCTGAAGGGCATAAGCCGCAACGGCAATACTGTCGTGATCGGCGCGATGACTACCCAGCACGATTTGCTGGCCTCCGACGAGATCGCCAGATCGGCGCCGATCCTGCACGAGACGGCGCTTCTCATCGCCGACCCGCAGGTCCGCTACCGCGGCACGATCGGCGGCAATGTCGCCAATGGCGATCCCGGCAACGACATGCCGGCGCTGATGATGACACTGGGCGCGAGCTACCGGCTCGAAGGTCCCGGCGGCGCCCGTGACCTGCCGGCCGCCGATTTCTACCAGGGCGCCTATTTCACGGCGCTCGAGCCCGGCGAAATCCTGACCTCCGTCTCGTTCCCGGCGCTCGCCGCCGGCCACGGCTACGCTTACGAAAAGCTCAAGCGCAAGGTCGGCGATTACGCGACCGCGGCGGCCGCCGTCGTGTTGACCATGGCGGGCGGCAAGGTCGCGACCTGCACGATCGGGCTCACCAACGTCCACGAGACGCCGCTGCTCGCCACCGACGCGGCCAAGGCGGTGATCGGCACCAGTCTCGATGCCGCCACGCTCAAGAAAGCGGCCGCAGCCGCCGAAGCGATCATGGCACCGGCCGCGGATGCCCGCGGTCCGGTCGAATACCGCAAACATGTCGGCGGCATCATGGTGACGCGTGCGCTGCAGCGCGCCGCCGCCAGGGCGAAGTGA
- a CDS encoding aerobic carbon-monoxide dehydrogenase large subunit, with the protein MNDLTPTREQRTAALEGMGCKRKRVEDIRFTQGRGNYVDDVKLPGMLHGDFVRSPHPHARVKTIDDSAALKVPGVLAVITAETLKTVNLAWMPTLAGDVQMVLADGKVLFQNQEVAFVVATDRYAADDGINAVIVEYEPLPPLVDPFKAMDAGAPVLREDLVGKMSGAHGPRKHDNHIFEWTVGDKDLTDAAFRKAEVTIKEMISYHRTHPSPLETCQCVCSFDKIKGELTIYGTFQAPHVIRTVVALIAKIPEHKIHVIAPDIGGGFGNKVGAYPGYICAAVASIVTGKPVKWVEDRIENLTATSFARDYHMTTEIAATKEGKVTGLRVHVLADHGAFDACADPSKWPAGFFNIVTGSYDFPTAHLAVDGVYTNKAPGGVAYRCSFRVTEAAYCIERAMDILAQKLNMDPAELRLKNFIKAEQFPYHSALGWEYDSGDYHTAMRKMMETTGYAALRKEQAEKREAFKRGETREIMGLGISFFTEIVGAGPSKNCDILGIAMFDSCEIRMHPTGAGIARVGSKSQGQGHETTWAQIIATEIGIPADNIMVEEGNTDTAPYGLGTYGSRSTPVAGAAIAMAARKIKAKAQMIAAYKLEVHEDDLEFDIDGFRVRGLPEKFMSMKDICWAAYNSVPPGMEPGLEAVSYYDPPNMTYPFGAYLCVMDIDVDTGVYKVRRFYALDDCGTRINPMIIEGQVHGGLTEAFAIAMGQEIRYDEVGNVVTGSFMDFFMPTAVETPHWETDFTVTPSPHHPIGAKGVGESPNVGGVPAFSNAVNDAFSFLGSTHIQMPHDFWRNWKAAKELGAVA; encoded by the coding sequence ATGAATGACCTCACTCCCACGCGGGAACAACGCACCGCCGCGCTCGAAGGCATGGGCTGCAAGCGCAAGCGCGTCGAGGATATCCGCTTCACGCAAGGCAGGGGCAATTACGTCGACGACGTCAAGCTGCCGGGCATGCTGCATGGCGACTTCGTCCGCTCGCCACATCCGCATGCGCGCGTCAAGACAATCGACGACAGCGCGGCGCTGAAGGTGCCCGGCGTGCTCGCGGTCATCACCGCGGAGACGCTGAAGACCGTCAATCTCGCCTGGATGCCGACGCTCGCCGGCGACGTGCAGATGGTGCTGGCCGACGGCAAGGTGCTGTTCCAGAACCAGGAGGTTGCCTTCGTCGTCGCCACCGACCGCTATGCGGCGGACGACGGTATCAACGCTGTGATCGTCGAATACGAGCCGTTGCCGCCGCTGGTCGATCCCTTCAAGGCGATGGATGCCGGCGCCCCGGTGTTGCGCGAGGACCTTGTCGGCAAAATGTCCGGCGCGCACGGGCCACGCAAGCACGACAACCATATCTTTGAGTGGACCGTCGGCGACAAGGACCTGACCGACGCCGCCTTCAGGAAGGCGGAGGTCACGATCAAGGAGATGATCTCCTATCACCGCACCCATCCCTCGCCGCTGGAAACCTGCCAGTGCGTCTGCTCGTTCGACAAGATCAAGGGCGAACTGACGATCTACGGCACGTTCCAGGCCCCGCATGTGATCCGCACGGTGGTAGCGCTGATCGCGAAGATTCCGGAGCACAAGATCCACGTGATCGCGCCCGACATCGGCGGTGGCTTCGGCAACAAGGTCGGCGCCTATCCCGGCTACATCTGCGCGGCGGTCGCCTCCATCGTCACCGGCAAGCCGGTGAAATGGGTCGAGGACCGCATTGAGAACCTCACCGCGACCTCGTTCGCGCGCGACTATCACATGACGACCGAAATCGCCGCGACGAAGGAGGGCAAGGTCACCGGCCTGCGCGTCCACGTGCTCGCCGATCACGGCGCGTTCGACGCCTGCGCCGACCCGTCGAAATGGCCGGCCGGCTTCTTCAACATCGTCACCGGCTCCTACGACTTCCCGACCGCCCATCTGGCGGTGGATGGCGTCTACACCAACAAGGCGCCGGGCGGCGTCGCCTACCGCTGTTCGTTCCGCGTCACGGAGGCTGCTTATTGCATCGAGCGCGCCATGGATATTCTGGCGCAGAAGCTCAACATGGATCCGGCGGAGTTGCGGCTGAAGAACTTCATCAAGGCGGAGCAGTTCCCGTATCACTCGGCGCTGGGCTGGGAATACGATTCCGGCGACTACCACACCGCCATGCGCAAGATGATGGAAACGACCGGCTACGCCGCGCTCCGGAAAGAGCAGGCGGAGAAGCGCGAAGCCTTCAAGCGCGGCGAGACCCGCGAGATCATGGGCCTCGGCATCTCCTTCTTCACCGAGATCGTCGGTGCCGGGCCGTCGAAGAACTGCGACATCCTCGGCATCGCCATGTTCGACTCCTGCGAGATCCGCATGCACCCGACGGGGGCCGGGATCGCGCGGGTCGGCTCCAAGAGCCAGGGCCAGGGCCACGAGACCACCTGGGCCCAGATCATCGCGACCGAGATCGGCATTCCCGCCGACAACATCATGGTCGAGGAAGGCAACACCGACACCGCGCCCTATGGGCTCGGCACCTATGGCTCGCGCTCCACGCCGGTGGCCGGCGCCGCGATCGCCATGGCCGCGCGAAAGATCAAGGCCAAGGCGCAGATGATCGCGGCCTACAAGCTTGAGGTCCATGAGGACGACCTCGAGTTCGACATCGACGGCTTCCGGGTGCGGGGCCTGCCGGAGAAATTCATGTCGATGAAAGACATTTGCTGGGCGGCGTACAATTCGGTGCCCCCTGGCATGGAGCCGGGGCTGGAGGCGGTGAGCTATTACGATCCGCCCAACATGACCTATCCGTTCGGCGCCTATCTCTGCGTGATGGACATCGACGTCGACACCGGCGTGTACAAGGTTCGGCGCTTCTATGCGCTCGACGATTGCGGCACCCGCATCAACCCGATGATCATCGAGGGCCAGGTCCATGGCGGCCTCACCGAAGCCTTCGCCATCGCGATGGGCCAGGAGATCCGCTACGACGAGGTCGGCAACGTCGTCACCGGCTCGTTCATGGACTTCTTCATGCCGACCGCCGTGGAGACGCCGCATTGGGAGACCGACTTCACCGTCACCCCGTCGCCGCATCACCCGATCGGCGCCAAGGGTGTCGGCGAAAGCCCGAATGTCGGCGGCGTGCCGGCCTTCTCCAACGCCGTCAACGACGCGTTCTCGTTCCTGGGGTCCACGCATATCCAGATGCCGCACGATTTCTGGCGCAACTGGAAGGCGGCGAAGGAGCTCGGGGCGGTCGCGTAA
- a CDS encoding MHYT domain-containing protein, producing the protein MFEGHDPYLVALSVAIASLGGYTGFALAARIRNTPGVSNRVLLAGAAAFLAVGIWTMHFVGMLAAPLPPDTAYLVLPTIISFLICALVVGISLFFVSIGEPSLKRVASSAVLLGVGIASMHYVGIHGLAGPFAIVHDQTMVLLSVLVAIVTAYGGLRAFLAQQEGVRLIVSSVVFGVAVSGMHYTAMLGMHFEPLTGAAHHHIGGLAASQQVLSIVVAVLCFVIAAGFLLSLVPDSRRQASASIAADPVPATAAPAVPEPAAAPARPLGPLGGLGQPPRAPAPRLPVESADGTHFIDTANVRSVRADAHYTRVHDGTRERMCPWSISEAEAQLDPSLFLRVHRSHIVAIPHVALVRKEGDGAVLELDGPSPHRVPVSRAKIAEVKARLGLANRRHA; encoded by the coding sequence CACGATCCCTATCTCGTCGCGCTCTCTGTGGCGATCGCGAGTCTGGGTGGCTATACCGGCTTTGCGCTTGCTGCTCGCATCCGCAACACGCCCGGCGTCAGTAACCGCGTTCTGCTCGCGGGTGCGGCCGCGTTTCTGGCCGTCGGCATCTGGACCATGCATTTCGTCGGCATGCTGGCCGCGCCGCTGCCGCCCGATACGGCCTACCTGGTCCTGCCCACCATCATCTCGTTCCTGATCTGCGCATTGGTGGTCGGCATCTCACTGTTCTTCGTCTCGATCGGCGAGCCGTCTCTGAAGCGGGTGGCCTCTTCAGCTGTCCTGCTCGGCGTCGGCATCGCCAGCATGCATTATGTCGGGATTCACGGTCTGGCCGGGCCCTTTGCCATCGTGCACGACCAAACGATGGTGCTGCTGTCGGTTCTGGTTGCGATCGTCACCGCCTATGGCGGCCTGCGTGCCTTCCTGGCGCAGCAGGAGGGCGTTCGCCTGATCGTCAGTTCGGTCGTTTTCGGCGTGGCTGTCTCGGGAATGCACTACACGGCGATGCTGGGCATGCATTTCGAGCCGCTGACGGGCGCGGCGCACCACCATATCGGCGGCCTTGCTGCGTCGCAGCAAGTTCTCTCGATCGTGGTCGCCGTGCTCTGCTTCGTGATCGCAGCCGGCTTTTTGTTGTCTCTGGTTCCCGATTCACGGCGGCAGGCTTCGGCGTCAATTGCCGCTGACCCGGTTCCCGCGACGGCTGCTCCGGCCGTCCCCGAGCCGGCTGCCGCACCTGCGCGCCCGCTGGGGCCGCTCGGTGGCCTTGGTCAACCGCCGCGCGCCCCCGCGCCGCGGCTTCCGGTCGAGAGCGCCGATGGCACACACTTCATAGACACCGCCAATGTCCGCAGCGTTCGCGCCGACGCGCACTACACCCGCGTCCATGACGGCACTCGCGAGCGGATGTGCCCCTGGTCGATCTCGGAGGCCGAGGCGCAGCTTGATCCCTCGCTGTTTCTCCGCGTGCACCGCAGCCATATCGTCGCCATCCCCCATGTCGCGCTGGTCCGGAAGGAGGGCGATGGCGCCGTGCTCGAACTCGACGGCCCGTCGCCGCACCGGGTTCCCGTAAGCCGGGCCAAGATCGCCGAGGTGAAGGCCCGGCTGGGACTGGCGAACCGGCGGCACGCGTAG